A segment of the Halodesulfovibrio aestuarii DSM 17919 = ATCC 29578 genome:
TCCAGCAGACGGGCGTTCATGAAACCGAGTATGGAGTCCGCTTCGCCCATGCTTGCTTTGATTGCTTCGCCGTTTTTCTTTTGCAGCTCTGCGTCATCGAAGAGCCCTTTGTTGACCATGGAAAAGGCGCGCTGTTCACTGCGGTATTTGTTAAGTTTGTCAGTCATAGCGGATGACTTGGAATGACAACTCTCGCAGTTTACTTTTATATCCTTCACTTCCATAATCACGTGCACTTCTGTGCCATCCTTGCCGCCGTGGCAGGATACACAACTGACAGATTCAAAATGCTTTTCTTTGTTGGGCAGAAACCAGTGGCCCATTTTCTGGTCGAGCAGTTTTTTATCGGTCAGCTTCTGGTAGCCGCGCAGGTCGGAGTGGCACCTGAAGCAACGTTTGTTTGTCTCGGCAACACTTGATGCTATTTCTTCAGTCCTTGCCGGGAGATGGAAAGTATGAGCATCATGGCAAGATGCGCAGCTGAATTCCTTACCTTTCTTAACTATGGCCTTGGTATGGTAGCTGCGGTCAACCTGTTCGTAGATATCCTTGAAGTAATTGCCGTGGCAGGACTGGCAGTCCATAGGCTTTTTGTTTTTGAATTTATGGGGTGCACTCGCAAAAGCGTCTTCAGTTGCACCTTCGTGACAACTTTGGCAACTTTGCCCGCTATGCACGGAGTTGCGGTAGTCCACCTCATCAACATGTAGCTGAAGAGTGCGGCCCCGGTCAGTTACCCATTTTGCGGTAATCTCAGCATCACCATGGCAGGAGAAGCATTTCTGATTCTGCTTCAGCGCTCCTTGGCGCAACTGGGCGGCCTTTGAGTATAATTGCTCTGAATGGGCGGCTGTACCGCCCGCTGCATGGACTACTCCAGCCATAAATAAGGCAAGAGTTAAGACCAAACAAACAGATGCCTGTTTGATAAACATGCGAAATTCCTCCTGATTAATGCTTAAGGCACCTGGTAATCAAAGTGGTGGCAGTTTTTGCAGTAAAACTCAGATTTACCGTGCTCTTTATGACAGGTGTCACAGGGGAGTTCCTTGGCCCAGTGCGGGGAGTTATGCGGATTGGGTTCAAGTTTTTCAGTGCGCTTGGCGACATCTTCGGGAGTGCCATGGCAGTTGGCGCAATTGCGAGTATCCGGTGGTGTCGTTGGTGCTTTCACACCGTGGCAAAGCTCGCAGTTAGCACCGTTCTGGTGAACCTTTTTGTGGTAGCTTTTGACTGGAAGTTTGCCGAAGACTACATCGTCAATAAGGTCGATAGTGAACTGTTTGGTCTTGTGCTGCTCCATATCAATTTCGGCAACACTCTTTTCTTTTTCAGCGTTATCTTGTGCGCGCAGCGCGTTGGGTACAATGAAAATTCCCATTGCAAGCAGAAGTAGAATCGCCCCCAAGGCGACAGATGTTTTCTTAATCATGATATTGCCCTTCAGTATCTATAAATCAATTAGCTCGGCTCATTACCAGCAACGCTGTTGCCGGCGATACGTCCCATGACCAGGCAGTCGGTGATTGCGCAACTGCCGAGACGGCTTGCCCCGTGGGGACCGCCGGTTACTTCGCCTGCGGCATAGAGGCCGTTGATAGGCTTGAAGTTCTGGGAATGAAGGACATGGCCTTTTACATCTATTTCTACGCCGCCCATGCAGTGGTGCACTTTTGGCCAGCCGCGAACGGCGTAAAAAGGCGCTTTCACGATCGGAGTTGCGGTGCTCAGCGGTTTGCCGAATTCTGGATCGTGCTTGTCCGCAACGTATTTGTTGTAGTTACTGATGGTTTCGGAGAGCTTGGCAGCCGGTACTTTGTAAAAATTAGCCAACTGTTCGATGGTATCGAAACCGTGCACAACCTTGTATTTCAGGCAGCGATCCAGAGTTGGGCAGGCTTCTGCGCCTTTGCTGTCGACGATGATGATCGGGTAGTCGGGAGAGCCGTTAGCGTCTACTTTCTTGAGCATGGCATCGGCGCGGGTTTTACGGTCAGCCAGTTCATTTACAAAGCGGGTTCCGCTGGAACGGTCAACCATTACACCGTAACGGAATCCGGATTGGATGTTGAACATGGAGGCAACACCGAATCCCTTTTCGTCCGGGGAAGCCCACGGGCCGAGCTGGATGAGAGACATCTGTACGGGAACGGCCCCGGCACGAAAGGCCGCGCGCATGGCTTCGCCTGTTGCACCGAGTTGGTTGGTACTGTCGATCTTGCCGGCCAGGCGGGGATCCTGAGCAGCACGGAATTTAGCATCCTGACTGAATCCGCCAGTGGCGAGGACCACACCTTTGCGGGCGCGGAACATGCGGATCTGTCCACTTTCTTCGTTCGGGAAACGATAACCGTCGCGGGCGCGGATGCCGACAATGCGTTCATCGTCGTCGACGATGAAGTCGAGCATTTTGCAACCGGTGCGCAGAACAACGCCTTCAGCACGGGCGGTATCCACCAGCGGACGG
Coding sequences within it:
- a CDS encoding cytochrome b/b6 domain-containing protein, yielding MFIKQASVCLVLTLALFMAGVVHAAGGTAAHSEQLYSKAAQLRQGALKQNQKCFSCHGDAEITAKWVTDRGRTLQLHVDEVDYRNSVHSGQSCQSCHEGATEDAFASAPHKFKNKKPMDCQSCHGNYFKDIYEQVDRSYHTKAIVKKGKEFSCASCHDAHTFHLPARTEEIASSVAETNKRCFRCHSDLRGYQKLTDKKLLDQKMGHWFLPNKEKHFESVSCVSCHGGKDGTEVHVIMEVKDIKVNCESCHSKSSAMTDKLNKYRSEQRAFSMVNKGLFDDAELQKKNGEAIKASMGEADSILGFMNARLLDDKYVIGVTQTPWLNTKFVQILAAMLLLIAVHAALRMAGTKAVHADGETVTMFPLAVRVWHWINAVLFAILIVSGFAMHFGVGMHFESAQSTHAYLALGLVALWILYLLYLILSGQLKQYLPRADVISASIAQAKYYMLGIYKGQENPAGHNPEKRLNPLQQGAYLSVLFVLFPVLIASGLALFIPEVIPQELMGIDGKWCVSLVHIGAAFLMVLFIVIHLYLCTTGESIFALIRSMVTGKMKK
- a CDS encoding cytochrome c3 family protein, whose amino-acid sequence is MIKKTSVALGAILLLLAMGIFIVPNALRAQDNAEKEKSVAEIDMEQHKTKQFTIDLIDDVVFGKLPVKSYHKKVHQNGANCELCHGVKAPTTPPDTRNCANCHGTPEDVAKRTEKLEPNPHNSPHWAKELPCDTCHKEHGKSEFYCKNCHHFDYQVP
- a CDS encoding flavocytochrome c, which codes for MHCNHGWRTVATKLCCPLRLRVNFKGEVCMPDSKGTKGKADMMSRRKLLMNGGAVTAGAVLFGATGSLASEKAPSVRSKLPTTKWDGEFDVLVIGSGFAALSAAIEARRKGLDVMVVEKMRVLGGNSCINGGLFAVAGSELQKKEGVKDSIETMVNDMLKAGRGINHVEITKKIAEGSIDAYNFVIQCGAVFKPKLSWLGGHSVARTYLTHNASGSGIVRPLVDTARAEGVVLRTGCKMLDFIVDDDERIVGIRARDGYRFPNEESGQIRMFRARKGVVLATGGFSQDAKFRAAQDPRLAGKIDSTNQLGATGEAMRAAFRAGAVPVQMSLIQLGPWASPDEKGFGVASMFNIQSGFRYGVMVDRSSGTRFVNELADRKTRADAMLKKVDANGSPDYPIIIVDSKGAEACPTLDRCLKYKVVHGFDTIEQLANFYKVPAAKLSETISNYNKYVADKHDPEFGKPLSTATPIVKAPFYAVRGWPKVHHCMGGVEIDVKGHVLHSQNFKPINGLYAAGEVTGGPHGASRLGSCAITDCLVMGRIAGNSVAGNEPS